From Mucilaginibacter gotjawali:
ACAACACTTACTATCAAAGCACTAACCGCCCCGGCGGAATAAAAAACCCGCAGGGGCCACTGAAGAGCTATGACCCGGCGGAGCCTTACGCCAAAAAAAGGGTTATTCGTGGCGGCTCCTTTTTATGCAACGAAAGTTATTGTTCGGGTTACCGGGTATCAAGAAGAATGAAAAGTTCTGAAGACAGCGGACTTGAACACGTCGGATTCAGGTGTGTTCAATACTGATTGCGCAATCTCCCGGGGTCTCAGACATTCGGTACCTGTCTGCAAAAAAGCCTTTTGGTATTCACCAAAAGGCTTTTTATTTTCAAGTCGGGATGAGAAGATTCGAACTTCCGACCTCCAGCACCCCATGCTGGCGCGATACCGGGCTACGCTACATCCCGAACTGTTGATTTTTTCCGCTTTCGCATACTCGCTAAGCGGGGAACAAATATATATTATCTCGTTTTATTTTCTGCATCCAATCTTAAATTATTGCTTTAAAAGGCGGCAAGTATAATAGCCTGTTGCCTATTGTTTTGTATCATTTGTTACATAAAAATGGCTTTTTAAGGCTTGTGCAAACAATCATTTTTTTTGGTGCCGACAATCATTTTGTAACCAAACCAAGGTCATTATTAATCCCGCTTTGCCGTCCGAATTTTACATTCAAATACAAACACATGAAAAATCTTGTAATTCTGGGTGCAGGAACCGCCGGAACAATGATGGCAAATCACTTGCACCATCATCTTAAAACTCCCGATTGGAACATCAGTATTATTGATGAACGGGACAAACATTATTACCAGCCGGGGTTCCTGTTTCTGCCTTTCGACATTTACACGCCCGACGACATTATTAAAACTGTTGATGAGTTTATCCCAAAAGATGTGTCGCTCATTAAAAGCAGGGTCGATAAAATTTTGCCGGAAGAAAATAAAGTTCAATTAGCAGATGGCAAACAACTCGACTACGATGTGCTGATCATTGCTACCGGCGCCAAAATATCGCCAGAAGAAACTCCGGGAATGGGTGGCGAAGAATGGCAAAAGTCCGTTTTTGATTTCTACACCTTCGAAGGCGCACTTGCGCTCAGAAATAAACTGCGCGACTGGACAGGCGGCAATCTGGTGGTCCATATTACCGAAATGCCTATCAAATGCCCGGTTGCCCCACTTGAATTTGCGTTTCTGGCCGACTCTTTTTTTAAGAACAAAGACATGCGCGACAAAGTAGGAATCACTTATGTAACACCCCTGAGCGGAGCCTTTACCAAACCAAAAGCCACAGAAGCTTTAACGCATTTACTGGATGAAAAACATATCAGGATAGAAAGCGATTTTGCTATTGAGCAGGTGGATAACGAAAATAAGCAGATCATTGATTATGGCGGTCGAGCCATCCCGTTTGATATCCTGGTAACCGTGCCCACCA
This genomic window contains:
- the sqr gene encoding type III sulfide quinone reductase, selenoprotein subtype yields the protein MKNLVILGAGTAGTMMANHLHHHLKTPDWNISIIDERDKHYYQPGFLFLPFDIYTPDDIIKTVDEFIPKDVSLIKSRVDKILPEENKVQLADGKQLDYDVLIIATGAKISPEETPGMGGEEWQKSVFDFYTFEGALALRNKLRDWTGGNLVVHITEMPIKCPVAPLEFAFLADSFFKNKDMRDKVGITYVTPLSGAFTKPKATEALTHLLDEKHIRIESDFAIEQVDNENKQIIDYGGRAIPFDILVTVPTNKGDELMDRSGMGDDLNYVPTNKATLQSKVYPNIFVLGDASDIPASKAGSVAHFEAEILTDNILHFVKGEPLSEEFDGHANCFIETGNDKALLIDFNYTHEPVEGSFPFPGIGPLRLLKESRMNHMGKLAFRWIYWNVLLKGTHIPFVSANMSESGKHYEKALNE